A stretch of Syntrophaceae bacterium DNA encodes these proteins:
- a CDS encoding alpha-keto acid decarboxylase family protein: MNKTVIQYVLSRLSAIGINDIFGVPGDFSFPVNDAICTDGSLRWIGNCNELNAAYAADGYARIRGAGALSTTYGVGELSAINGIAGSYAEHLPVFHLVGMPSSGTRKARSLVHHTFGNGQFDFFYHMTEPVVCGRAILTPDNCIRETERLIAAAFYHRRPVYMAFPADYAEMPVMGSVPAVETRESDPSALEKAVDAIVDTVCRAGSSCFLPGIIVSRCGLKKTVTDLVTASGLPYAAMIMDKSVLDETHPGYMGIYDGRLMNEEVREFVEGCDCVIEIGALMTDLSSGGFTARIDPAKSINIALHHVRVGYAVYKNVEIRDVLTALAGRLPRRTDVKAPRLQGLGEPEGSPADKITSSYLYPRLERMLKPEDIVMVETGTASMGFAFARMPAGSTFHNQSLWGSIGWATPAAFGAALADPSRRTILVTGEGSHQLTAQEICMFHRYGLKPILFVINNNGYLIERLLCKDPGIYYNDLAQWRYHKLPEALGCEGWFAARATTCGEFDDAVGKAEKCGSGAYIEVVTDTYEAPPLPRKFKNAS; the protein is encoded by the coding sequence ATGAACAAGACCGTGATTCAATATGTACTTTCGCGTCTTTCGGCCATCGGCATCAACGACATTTTCGGGGTGCCGGGAGACTTTTCCTTTCCGGTCAACGACGCGATCTGCACGGACGGCAGCCTTCGCTGGATCGGCAACTGCAATGAACTGAACGCTGCCTACGCGGCGGACGGATACGCCCGCATCCGGGGCGCCGGCGCACTGAGCACCACCTACGGGGTGGGCGAGCTCAGCGCCATCAACGGGATTGCCGGCTCCTATGCAGAGCACCTTCCGGTCTTTCACCTGGTGGGCATGCCATCGAGCGGAACCAGGAAAGCCAGGAGTCTGGTTCATCACACGTTCGGCAACGGCCAATTCGATTTTTTTTATCATATGACCGAGCCCGTGGTCTGCGGACGTGCGATCCTGACCCCGGACAACTGCATCCGGGAAACGGAGCGGCTGATTGCGGCGGCTTTCTATCACCGACGACCGGTCTACATGGCCTTCCCCGCCGATTATGCGGAGATGCCGGTGATGGGATCGGTTCCTGCCGTCGAGACCCGTGAGAGCGACCCCTCGGCTCTCGAAAAGGCAGTGGACGCCATCGTCGATACCGTGTGCCGTGCCGGATCCTCCTGTTTCCTGCCGGGCATCATCGTTTCCCGCTGCGGGCTGAAAAAAACCGTAACCGATCTGGTGACCGCTTCGGGACTCCCATATGCCGCCATGATCATGGACAAGTCCGTACTGGACGAGACCCATCCGGGCTATATGGGAATCTATGACGGACGTCTCATGAACGAGGAGGTTCGCGAATTCGTCGAGGGGTGTGACTGCGTCATCGAAATCGGTGCGCTCATGACGGACCTGAGTTCCGGTGGCTTCACTGCCAGAATCGACCCGGCAAAAAGCATCAACATCGCGCTTCACCATGTACGGGTGGGGTATGCCGTCTACAAAAACGTGGAAATCCGCGATGTGCTGACGGCGCTGGCGGGAAGGCTCCCCCGGCGCACGGACGTGAAAGCCCCGCGGCTCCAGGGACTCGGTGAGCCGGAAGGCAGCCCGGCCGACAAAATCACCTCGTCCTACCTGTACCCGCGACTGGAACGGATGTTGAAACCGGAAGACATCGTGATGGTCGAGACGGGCACCGCGTCCATGGGGTTCGCTTTCGCCCGGATGCCCGCGGGCTCGACGTTTCATAATCAGTCTCTGTGGGGCTCCATCGGCTGGGCCACGCCGGCCGCCTTCGGCGCGGCCCTGGCCGACCCGAGCCGGAGAACCATCCTTGTCACCGGTGAAGGCTCCCACCAGCTCACGGCCCAGGAGATCTGCATGTTCCACCGCTACGGACTGAAGCCGATCCTGTTCGTAATCAACAACAACGGATACCTGATCGAGCGCCTCCTCTGCAAGGATCCCGGCATATACTACAACGACCTGGCGCAATGGCGTTACCACAAGCTGCCCGAGGCACTGGGATGCGAAGGCTGGTTTGCCGCCCGGGCGACCACGTGCGGTGAGTTCGATGACGCCGTCGGAAAGGCGGAGAAATGCGGCAGCGGGGCCTACATAGAGGTCGTAACGGACACTTACGAGGCACCGCCCCTGCCAAGGAAATTCAAAAATGCCTCATGA
- a CDS encoding amino acid ABC transporter permease, producing the protein MDGGFDFTVIWNNIAHFMIGRYPKGPMGGVLLTLYLAVVSLILSFFGGLILGLLCVVRNPLIRYPTVAVVNLVRGIPLLLVIFWMYFLLPFVMGRTMPEAWTVIAALSLFTSAYMSQIVQAGIEGIPKGQTEAALSTGLRPWQAMVFIILPQALRNMIPSFVNQFVSMIKDTSLAFIVGVSELTHVATQVNNRTMIYPAEIFLFISVVYFIICFAFTTLSRWLETRLAWRKAI; encoded by the coding sequence ATGGACGGGGGCTTCGACTTCACGGTCATCTGGAACAACATCGCCCACTTCATGATCGGACGCTACCCCAAGGGGCCCATGGGTGGCGTGCTCCTGACGCTCTACCTGGCGGTTGTGTCCCTCATCCTGTCCTTTTTCGGGGGATTGATCCTGGGGCTCCTGTGTGTGGTCCGGAATCCCCTGATCCGCTACCCTACCGTGGCGGTGGTCAATCTGGTCCGGGGAATTCCGCTTCTCCTGGTGATCTTCTGGATGTACTTCCTCCTGCCCTTCGTGATGGGGAGGACCATGCCGGAAGCCTGGACGGTCATTGCCGCTCTGTCGCTGTTCACCTCCGCCTACATGTCGCAGATCGTCCAGGCGGGGATCGAGGGGATTCCGAAGGGGCAGACGGAGGCGGCCCTCTCGACGGGCCTTCGTCCCTGGCAGGCCATGGTGTTCATCATTCTGCCCCAGGCCCTCCGGAACATGATCCCGTCGTTCGTCAACCAGTTCGTCTCCATGATCAAGGACACGTCGCTGGCGTTCATCGTGGGTGTCTCCGAACTGACCCATGTGGCCACGCAGGTCAACAACCGGACCATGATCTATCCGGCGGAGATCTTCTTATTCATCTCCGTCGTCTATTTCATCATCTGCTTTGCTTTCACGACCCTGTCGCGGTGGTTGGAGACGAGGCTGGCCTGGCGGAAAGCCATCTGA
- the pgeF gene encoding peptidoglycan editing factor PgeF: MFELVRRGAVSYLECTPLRELGFVTHAFCTRREGTSTGVFESLNFSTLEGDPEECVRANWDRTAEAFGLSRRQFFNVHQVHGNDVLAIDDPAFMTFTCQPLKYDAIVTDRPGLALCIRTADCVPIFLADSRKGVVAAVHAGWRGTSLGVAGRAVDCLRERFSSDPRDLLAAVGPSIGPCCYEVDEPVHRAMEALGPGQTSFLDPAGSGKWKFDLAAANRFQLLERGLSPERIHLSGVCTSCEAERWFSHRRDAGRTGRHLNFIFMDRTPHIL; the protein is encoded by the coding sequence ATGTTTGAGCTTGTGCGGAGGGGGGCCGTCTCGTACCTGGAGTGTACGCCCCTGAGGGAGCTGGGTTTCGTGACCCATGCCTTCTGCACGCGCCGGGAGGGCACGAGCACGGGGGTCTTCGAGAGCCTCAATTTCAGTACCCTGGAAGGGGATCCGGAGGAATGCGTCCGGGCGAACTGGGACCGGACGGCGGAGGCTTTCGGCCTGTCCCGCCGCCAGTTTTTCAACGTCCACCAGGTGCATGGGAACGACGTCCTGGCCATCGATGACCCGGCGTTTATGACCTTTACCTGCCAGCCCCTGAAGTACGACGCGATCGTAACGGACCGGCCGGGGCTCGCGCTCTGCATCCGGACGGCGGACTGCGTTCCCATTTTCCTGGCGGATTCCAGGAAAGGAGTGGTCGCGGCGGTCCACGCCGGCTGGAGAGGCACATCCCTGGGCGTCGCCGGCCGGGCTGTCGACTGCCTCCGGGAGCGTTTCTCTTCGGATCCGCGGGATCTCCTGGCGGCGGTGGGTCCTTCCATCGGGCCGTGCTGCTATGAAGTGGATGAACCCGTCCACCGGGCCATGGAGGCCCTGGGACCCGGCCAGACATCCTTTCTGGACCCGGCGGGGTCGGGGAAGTGGAAGTTCGACCTAGCGGCGGCAAACCGTTTTCAGCTGCTGGAGCGGGGGCTTTCTCCGGAGCGGATCCATCTTTCCGGCGTCTGTACGTCCTGTGAAGCGGAGCGCTGGTTTTCCCATCGCCGGGATGCGGGGCGGACAGGCAGGCATCTGAATTTCATTTTTATGGACCGGACACCGCATATCCTGTAA
- a CDS encoding RluA family pseudouridine synthase has product MVIADSKTERYTVTDGDEGVRLDVYLTGRDAGLSRSQIRKAVEEGRVLVAGRQVKAGHRLRTGETVELVIPEPAPSDVLPEAIPLSIVFEDEHLLVVDKPAGMVVHPAAGHSSGTLVHALLHHCRDLSGIGGVLRPGIVHRLDRDTSGLLLVAKTDEAHRGLTTQFRDRRIDKTYLALVLGTPPTENGEILLPVGRHPVDRKRMSTRSSRGREAVTRWSVRERFGAATLLEVDLLTGRTHQIRVHLSSQGYPVAGDPVYGKSGWLRSVADTETRSILRSLKRQALHAARIAFRHPVHGTLLSFQSPLPEDLAVLCDALRGRRMHV; this is encoded by the coding sequence ATCGTGATTGCAGATTCGAAGACGGAGCGATATACGGTTACCGACGGCGATGAGGGAGTGCGCCTGGATGTTTACCTGACCGGCCGTGACGCAGGCCTTTCAAGATCGCAGATCCGGAAGGCCGTCGAGGAGGGCCGGGTTCTCGTCGCTGGCCGGCAGGTCAAGGCGGGCCACCGGCTCCGCACCGGAGAAACCGTGGAACTGGTGATTCCGGAACCGGCGCCGTCGGATGTTCTGCCGGAGGCGATTCCCCTGTCCATTGTTTTCGAGGATGAACACCTGCTGGTGGTGGACAAGCCGGCGGGAATGGTGGTCCACCCCGCGGCGGGCCATTCCAGCGGGACCCTCGTGCACGCCCTTCTCCACCACTGCCGGGATCTCTCCGGAATCGGCGGAGTGCTTCGGCCGGGGATCGTCCACCGCCTGGACCGGGATACGTCGGGGCTGCTCCTGGTCGCCAAGACGGACGAGGCTCATCGAGGCCTCACTACGCAGTTCCGGGACCGCCGGATCGATAAGACCTATCTCGCCCTGGTGCTGGGAACGCCACCGACGGAGAACGGGGAGATCCTCCTGCCCGTGGGTCGGCATCCGGTGGACCGGAAGAGAATGTCCACGCGGAGTTCCCGGGGCCGGGAGGCGGTCACCCGCTGGAGCGTTCGGGAGCGCTTCGGCGCCGCAACGTTGCTGGAGGTTGACCTTTTGACGGGCCGGACCCATCAGATCCGGGTTCATCTGAGTTCCCAGGGCTACCCTGTGGCGGGGGACCCCGTTTACGGGAAATCCGGCTGGTTGAGGTCCGTGGCGGATACGGAAACACGCTCGATCCTTCGGAGTCTGAAGCGCCAGGCCCTGCACGCGGCGCGGATCGCTTTCCGGCACCCCGTTCACGGGACCTTGCTTTCCTTTCAGTCACCCCTGCCGGAGGATCTGGCGGTTCTGTGCGATGCCCTCCGGGGGAGGCGGATGCATGTTTGA
- the def gene encoding peptide deformylase, translated as MLERRVLTLWTETGRNVGDAAVLRTPCREAASPFTPETLRNIETLVKTFLERNDALGLAAPQIGISERIIVFRNKDFEEKNWSRKEGDYDVLVNPRITQSRGEPVKGAEGCLSCPDIQVEIDRFPEIKVRALDRQGKKLNRRYLDFLARIAQHEMDHLDGRLIVDYEGSLWYPKKKERFFAEVLGGRF; from the coding sequence ATGTTGGAAAGAAGAGTTCTGACCTTGTGGACCGAAACCGGCCGAAACGTCGGCGACGCCGCCGTCCTGAGGACTCCCTGCCGGGAGGCTGCGTCTCCGTTCACGCCGGAGACACTCCGGAATATCGAGACCCTGGTGAAAACCTTCCTGGAGCGGAATGACGCCCTGGGCCTCGCGGCCCCGCAGATCGGCATCAGCGAGCGGATCATCGTGTTTCGCAACAAGGACTTCGAGGAGAAAAACTGGTCGAGGAAAGAGGGCGACTACGACGTCCTGGTCAACCCGCGGATCACCCAGTCCCGGGGCGAACCGGTGAAGGGGGCGGAGGGCTGCCTTTCCTGCCCCGACATCCAGGTGGAGATCGACCGCTTCCCGGAAATCAAGGTCCGGGCTCTCGACCGGCAAGGGAAGAAGCTCAACCGCCGCTACCTGGACTTCCTGGCCCGCATCGCGCAGCACGAGATGGATCACCTGGACGGCAGGCTTATCGTCGATTATGAGGGAAGCCTCTGGTATCCAAAGAAGAAGGAACGATTCTTCGCGGAGGTTCTCGGCGGACGTTTTTAG
- a CDS encoding coproporphyrinogen III oxidase family protein encodes MLTSLIHRIISRQAKAEFAGAMNFEGGPPPELPDCTDSESRLLYLHIPFCERLCPYCSFNRFVFQEKVCRRYFKALRKEMGLYRSRGYDFQGIYVGGGTPTVLPEELAETLLLARETFGIKEISVETNPNHLTDGNVEILRRAGVNRLSVGIQSFDDGLLRQMERRDKYGNGEEILGRLRAYQGAFDTLNADMIFNFPTQTPKMLDRDLDILLESGVDQVTYYPLMVSDSTRQMVTRTLGYVDMKQEGLFYRQILERIRPTYRMSSAWCFSRKPALIDEYIVDYDEYAGLGSGSIGYLHGTCYANTFDVAEYVARVGRGEVPLMASRTFSLQERIRYDFLMKLFGMELSESSLRKKYSAVYPYLWKDIAAFAAAGGLRYRDGTFFLTERGCYYWVILMREFFTSVNNFRDFCRDAIVSPLVW; translated from the coding sequence ATGTTGACCTCACTGATTCACCGGATCATCAGCAGGCAGGCCAAGGCGGAATTTGCCGGGGCCATGAATTTTGAAGGCGGCCCTCCTCCGGAGCTTCCGGACTGTACCGATTCGGAGTCGCGGCTTCTCTACCTCCACATTCCGTTCTGTGAGCGGCTGTGCCCTTACTGTTCCTTCAACCGGTTCGTCTTCCAGGAAAAAGTCTGCCGCCGCTATTTCAAGGCCCTGAGGAAAGAGATGGGCCTCTACCGGTCCCGGGGATACGATTTCCAGGGTATCTATGTCGGAGGCGGAACACCGACGGTTCTGCCCGAGGAACTGGCGGAGACCCTCCTTCTGGCGCGAGAAACGTTCGGAATTAAAGAGATATCTGTGGAGACGAACCCGAATCACCTGACGGACGGGAATGTGGAGATCCTGCGGCGGGCCGGCGTGAATCGCCTGTCAGTGGGTATCCAGAGCTTCGACGACGGGCTCCTCCGCCAGATGGAGCGCCGCGACAAGTATGGCAACGGGGAGGAGATTCTCGGCCGTCTCCGGGCGTACCAGGGGGCGTTCGACACCCTCAACGCCGACATGATATTCAACTTTCCCACCCAGACGCCAAAGATGCTTGATCGGGACCTGGATATTCTTCTGGAGAGCGGAGTGGATCAGGTGACCTATTATCCCCTGATGGTGTCCGATTCGACCCGTCAGATGGTCACCCGGACGCTCGGCTATGTGGACATGAAACAGGAGGGCCTGTTTTACCGTCAGATTCTCGAACGGATCCGTCCAACCTACCGGATGTCCTCGGCCTGGTGTTTCTCCCGCAAACCCGCCCTCATCGACGAGTACATCGTGGATTATGACGAGTATGCCGGCCTGGGCAGCGGATCCATCGGCTATCTCCACGGCACCTGTTACGCAAACACCTTCGACGTGGCCGAGTACGTCGCCCGGGTCGGGCGGGGCGAGGTACCGCTGATGGCCTCCCGGACGTTCAGCCTGCAGGAGAGAATCCGCTATGATTTCCTGATGAAGCTGTTCGGCATGGAGCTCAGCGAATCCAGCCTGCGGAAAAAATACAGCGCCGTATACCCGTATCTCTGGAAAGATATTGCCGCCTTTGCGGCGGCGGGGGGCCTTCGCTACCGGGACGGCACGTTTTTCCTGACGGAGCGGGGCTGCTATTACTGGGTTATCCTGATGCGGGAGTTTTTCACCTCGGTGAACAATTTCCGCGATTTCTGCCGCGACGCCATCGTTTCCCCCCTGGTATGGTGA
- the rpmE gene encoding 50S ribosomal protein L31, whose product MKEGIHPEYKETTITCVCGNVIETKSTRQDIKVEICSNCHPFITGKQKIVDTAGRVERFKKKYASLEQKKGE is encoded by the coding sequence ATGAAAGAGGGAATCCATCCGGAATACAAGGAAACAACCATCACCTGCGTATGCGGGAACGTCATTGAAACGAAGTCCACCCGGCAGGACATCAAGGTCGAGATCTGCTCCAACTGCCATCCCTTCATTACAGGGAAGCAGAAGATCGTCGACACCGCCGGCAGAGTGGAGCGGTTCAAGAAAAAGTATGCCTCCCTGGAACAGAAAAAGGGAGAATAA
- a CDS encoding L-seryl-tRNA(Sec) selenium transferase gives MEDEKKSRLRKLPKIDEMMLLLEKREFLRQMPREFVREACRSAVDDLRRRILAMETGNDFPVPDLQAVADAVEKRMADLRSPRLKRVVNATGVILHTNLGRAPLSREAVRRVAEVAGGYSNLEFDLEKGERGLRYDHIRDLLLLLTGAEEALVVNNNAAAVLLVLNTLAEGREAVVSRGELVEIGGEFRIPEVMEKSGVRLREVGTTNRTRLGDYERAVTEQTGLILKVHTSNFRIVGFMEEATVSELVALGGRTGIPVMYDLGSGCLMDLGPFGLEREPTVREVVASGADVVTFSGDKLLGGPQAGIILGRRESLEKIRRNPLNRALRIDKLTLAALEATLVAYLEPGRALQEIRVLKALSEPLEGVRKRARRLMALVRRSGIEGVGLSLKPGTAMAGGGSLPARDIPTWLVAVKMDGLSSAALGERLRRLPLPVVVRIVNEEVLFDARTLDEADLHAVRDALLAVSAS, from the coding sequence ATGGAGGACGAAAAAAAATCCCGGCTGCGAAAACTGCCGAAAATCGATGAGATGATGCTTCTCCTGGAAAAGCGTGAATTCCTCCGGCAGATGCCCAGGGAATTTGTCCGGGAGGCCTGCCGCTCGGCCGTCGACGACCTGCGCCGCCGGATCCTGGCGATGGAGACAGGAAATGATTTCCCCGTTCCGGATCTGCAGGCCGTGGCGGATGCCGTGGAAAAGAGGATGGCCGATTTGCGTTCCCCCCGGCTCAAGCGGGTTGTCAATGCGACCGGTGTGATTCTTCACACGAACCTGGGGCGGGCCCCCTTGAGCCGGGAGGCGGTCCGCCGGGTGGCGGAGGTAGCCGGCGGATACTCGAACCTGGAATTTGATCTGGAGAAAGGGGAGCGGGGACTCCGGTACGACCACATCCGGGATCTGCTCCTCCTCCTGACCGGGGCGGAGGAGGCGCTGGTGGTGAACAACAACGCCGCTGCCGTTCTCCTGGTTCTCAACACCCTGGCGGAAGGCCGGGAAGCCGTCGTCTCCCGCGGAGAGCTGGTCGAGATCGGCGGTGAGTTCCGTATCCCCGAGGTCATGGAGAAGAGCGGTGTCCGTCTCCGGGAGGTCGGCACAACCAACCGGACCCGCCTGGGAGACTACGAACGGGCCGTCACGGAGCAGACGGGGCTTATTCTCAAGGTGCACACGAGCAACTTCCGCATTGTCGGATTCATGGAAGAGGCGACCGTTTCCGAACTCGTCGCGCTGGGGGGCAGGACGGGCATCCCGGTCATGTACGACCTGGGCAGCGGTTGTCTGATGGACCTGGGGCCCTTCGGGCTGGAGCGGGAGCCCACGGTCCGGGAGGTCGTCGCCTCCGGGGCGGATGTGGTGACCTTCAGCGGGGACAAGCTCCTGGGCGGGCCGCAGGCGGGGATTATCCTGGGCCGGCGGGAGAGCCTGGAAAAAATCCGCAGGAACCCCCTCAACCGGGCCCTGCGAATCGACAAGCTTACCCTGGCGGCCCTCGAGGCGACCCTGGTCGCCTATCTTGAGCCGGGCCGTGCCCTTCAGGAAATCCGGGTCCTGAAGGCCCTGTCGGAGCCTCTGGAGGGTGTGCGAAAACGCGCCCGGAGGCTGATGGCCCTTGTACGACGGTCGGGGATCGAAGGAGTCGGCCTGTCCCTGAAACCGGGCACCGCAATGGCCGGCGGCGGCTCCCTTCCCGCCCGGGACATCCCGACCTGGCTGGTCGCTGTGAAGATGGACGGCCTTTCGTCCGCCGCCCTGGGAGAACGACTCCGGCGGCTTCCGCTGCCGGTCGTCGTCCGGATCGTCAACGAGGAAGTTCTCTTCGACGCACGGACCCTGGACGAGGCCGATCTCCACGCGGTTCGGGACGCCCTGCTGGCGGTGTCGGCATCGTGA
- a CDS encoding amino acid ABC transporter permease — MFSYQFDWSVVTSGQYFEWLVSGFKITLELSVWSIVFSFLLGLIIAIMRMSNVRPILWFSHAYLEFFRNTPLLVQIFFWYFGSYQILPTAVNDWLNSVNFEFAAAVIALTIYTSAFIAEDIRSGVRSIPKEQMEAARSSGFSYLRSMRYIILPQAVRLTIPPLINQFLNVTKNSSLAMTIGVAEITYQARQVESYTFKGFEAFTAATLVYLVLSLVIAGLMTIYNRKVLSPMMGGK, encoded by the coding sequence GTGTTCAGCTATCAGTTCGACTGGTCGGTCGTCACCTCGGGCCAGTATTTCGAATGGCTCGTATCGGGGTTCAAGATCACACTTGAGCTCTCCGTCTGGTCGATTGTCTTTTCATTCCTGCTGGGCCTGATCATTGCCATCATGAGGATGAGCAATGTCAGGCCCATTCTCTGGTTTTCCCACGCGTACCTGGAATTCTTCCGCAACACGCCGCTTCTGGTCCAGATCTTTTTCTGGTATTTCGGGTCGTACCAGATCCTTCCGACGGCCGTGAACGACTGGCTCAACAGCGTGAATTTCGAGTTCGCCGCGGCGGTCATCGCGCTCACGATCTACACCTCGGCCTTCATCGCCGAGGATATCCGCTCCGGCGTCCGCTCCATCCCGAAGGAGCAGATGGAGGCCGCCCGGAGTTCCGGGTTCTCGTATCTTCGCTCCATGCGCTACATCATCCTGCCCCAGGCTGTCCGGCTGACGATCCCGCCTCTGATCAACCAGTTTCTGAATGTGACGAAGAACTCGTCCCTGGCCATGACGATCGGTGTGGCGGAGATCACCTACCAGGCAAGGCAGGTAGAGAGCTATACCTTCAAAGGCTTCGAAGCGTTCACGGCGGCAACCCTGGTCTACCTTGTTCTGTCGCTGGTCATCGCCGGACTGATGACGATTTACAACCGGAAGGTTCTCAGTCCCATGATGGGAGGGAAGTGA
- the prfA gene encoding peptide chain release factor 1: protein MFKRLKDIDQRFRELEGLLSSSDVVTKPSLYQKYAKEHSDLHDLVDVWREYEKLGGQIEEDQRILREDDEELKELVRGELTQLKERRTLLEERLRFLLLPKDPNDDKNVLLEIRAGTGGDEAGLFAADLFRMYARYAERSGWRVEVVSGSPSGGGGGGGFKEIIALIEGRGAYSRLKYESGVHRVQRVPATESQGRIHTSAVTVAILPEAEEVDVQIDPNDLRIDVYHSSGHGGQSVNTTDSAVRISHLPTGLIVTCQDEKSQLKNKAKAMKVLRARLLDIMVQKQNAEISEARKSQVGSGDRSERIRTYNFPQGRVTDHRIGLTLYNLESILDGEIQGIIDSLTTHFQANALQAPTSA, encoded by the coding sequence ATGTTTAAGCGATTGAAAGACATCGATCAGCGGTTTCGAGAGCTGGAGGGGTTGCTCAGCAGCTCCGATGTTGTTACCAAACCCTCCCTGTATCAGAAGTACGCCAAGGAGCATTCCGACCTCCATGACCTGGTGGATGTCTGGCGGGAATACGAAAAACTGGGCGGGCAGATCGAGGAAGACCAGCGGATCCTCCGGGAGGACGACGAGGAACTGAAGGAACTTGTAAGGGGAGAACTGACTCAGCTCAAGGAACGAAGGACGCTCCTGGAAGAGCGCCTGAGATTCCTCCTGCTTCCGAAAGATCCGAACGACGACAAGAACGTCCTCCTGGAAATCCGTGCGGGTACGGGGGGAGACGAGGCGGGCCTCTTTGCGGCCGACCTTTTCCGGATGTACGCTCGATATGCGGAGCGTTCCGGCTGGCGGGTGGAGGTCGTGAGCGGCAGTCCTTCCGGAGGGGGGGGCGGCGGCGGCTTCAAGGAGATCATCGCGCTGATCGAGGGCCGCGGGGCATACAGCCGCCTCAAGTACGAGAGCGGCGTCCACCGGGTTCAACGGGTTCCGGCTACGGAATCCCAGGGCCGGATTCACACCTCGGCGGTCACGGTGGCGATTCTCCCGGAGGCGGAGGAGGTGGACGTTCAGATCGATCCGAACGACCTGCGGATCGACGTCTACCATTCCAGCGGTCATGGCGGTCAGAGCGTCAACACGACGGACTCGGCAGTACGAATCTCCCATTTGCCCACCGGCCTGATCGTCACCTGCCAGGACGAAAAGTCCCAGCTCAAGAACAAAGCGAAGGCGATGAAGGTACTCCGGGCGAGGCTCCTGGACATCATGGTCCAGAAGCAGAACGCAGAGATCTCGGAGGCCAGAAAGAGCCAGGTGGGGAGCGGAGACCGGAGCGAGCGGATCCGGACCTACAACTTTCCCCAGGGCCGGGTCACGGATCATCGCATCGGGCTGACCCTGTACAACCTGGAGAGCATTCTGGACGGCGAGATCCAGGGAATCATCGATTCCCTGACGACCCATTTCCAGGCAAATGCCCTCCAGGCGCCGACGTCCGCCTGA
- the rho gene encoding transcription termination factor Rho: protein MNIEEIKRLPISELANLAKDLNVPGAGGMRRQDLIFSILQAQSDKNGVISGSGVLEILPDGFGFLRAVDYNYLPSPDDIYVSPSQIRRFSLRTGDTISGEVRPPKEGEKYFALLKVDSVNFEHPDAARDKILFDNLTPLYPQEKLGLESDTENFSTRIMDLFTPIGKGQRGLIVSPPRAGKTVLLQDIAHSIAKNHPEVILMVLLIDERPEEVTDMQRSVQGEVVSSTFDEPATRHVQVAEMVIEKAKRLVEHKRDVVILLDSITRLARAYNTVVPPSGKVLSGGVDSNALHKPKRFFGAARNIENGGSLTIISTALIDTGSRMDEVIFEEFKGTGNMELHLDRRIADRRIFPAFDLIRSGTRKEELLIPKVNLNRVWILRRLLQEMNPLDAMEFIIDKIRKTDTNQLFLDSMNQ, encoded by the coding sequence ATGAACATCGAGGAAATCAAAAGACTCCCTATCAGCGAATTGGCCAATCTGGCAAAGGATCTCAACGTGCCGGGCGCCGGGGGGATGCGGCGGCAGGATCTCATCTTTTCGATCCTGCAGGCCCAGTCGGACAAGAACGGCGTCATCTCCGGTTCCGGCGTTCTGGAAATCCTTCCGGACGGTTTCGGATTCCTTCGCGCCGTGGATTACAATTATCTTCCCAGCCCGGACGACATCTACGTGTCCCCATCCCAGATCCGGCGTTTCAGCCTGCGGACCGGCGATACGATCTCGGGAGAGGTCCGGCCCCCCAAAGAGGGGGAGAAATACTTCGCCCTGCTGAAGGTGGATTCGGTCAACTTCGAACATCCGGACGCCGCGCGGGATAAAATCCTCTTCGACAACCTGACGCCGCTTTACCCACAGGAGAAACTGGGCCTGGAGTCGGACACGGAGAACTTTTCGACCCGGATTATGGACCTCTTCACTCCCATCGGAAAAGGGCAGCGAGGCTTGATCGTGTCTCCCCCCCGGGCGGGGAAAACCGTTCTCCTGCAGGATATCGCCCACAGCATCGCCAAGAACCACCCCGAAGTGATCCTCATGGTGCTGCTCATCGACGAGCGGCCGGAGGAAGTCACGGACATGCAGCGGAGTGTCCAGGGAGAGGTCGTCTCCTCCACGTTCGATGAACCGGCCACCCGGCACGTCCAGGTTGCTGAAATGGTGATCGAAAAGGCGAAACGGCTCGTGGAGCACAAGCGCGACGTGGTCATCCTGCTGGACAGCATCACCCGGCTCGCCCGGGCTTACAACACCGTGGTTCCCCCCAGCGGCAAGGTCCTCTCCGGTGGCGTCGATTCCAATGCCCTCCATAAACCGAAGCGCTTCTTCGGGGCCGCCCGGAACATCGAAAACGGCGGAAGCCTGACCATCATCTCCACGGCCCTCATCGACACGGGAAGCCGGATGGACGAAGTCATCTTCGAGGAGTTCAAGGGAACCGGCAACATGGAGTTGCACCTGGACCGTCGCATCGCCGACCGCAGGATCTTCCCCGCCTTCGATCTCATCCGTTCGGGAACCCGCAAGGAAGAACTCCTGATCCCGAAGGTCAACCTGAACCGGGTTTGGATCCTCCGCAGGCTCCTCCAGGAGATGAATCCCCTGGACGCCATGGAGTTCATCATCGACAAGATCCGGAAGACCGACACGAACCAGCTCTTCCTGGATTCGATGAACCAGTAA